One Streptomyces coeruleorubidus DNA segment encodes these proteins:
- the hpnH gene encoding adenosyl-hopene transferase HpnH, whose product MAMPLRQSIKVATYLAEQKLRRRDKFPLIVELEPLYACNLKCEGCGKIQHPAGVLKQRMPVAQAVGAVLESGAPMVSIAGGEPLMHPQIDEIVRQLVAKRKYVFLCTNALLLRKKMDKFKPSPYFAFAVHIDGLRERHDESVAKEGVFDEAVEAIKEAKRRGFRVTTNSTFFNTDTPQTIIEVLNFLNDDLKVDEMMISPAYAYEKAPDQEHFLGVEQTRELFKKAFAGGNRRRWRLNHSPLFLDFLEGKVDFPCTAWAIPNYSLFGWQRPCYLMSDGYVPTYRELVEDTDWDKYGRGKDPRCANCMAHCGYEPTAVLATMGSLKESLRAMRETVSGNRE is encoded by the coding sequence ATGGCCATGCCGCTCCGACAGTCCATCAAGGTCGCTACGTACTTGGCTGAACAGAAGCTCCGCCGGCGGGACAAGTTCCCGCTCATCGTCGAGCTGGAGCCGCTGTACGCCTGCAACCTCAAGTGCGAGGGGTGCGGCAAGATCCAGCACCCGGCCGGGGTGCTCAAGCAGCGGATGCCGGTCGCCCAGGCCGTGGGGGCAGTGCTGGAGTCCGGCGCCCCCATGGTGTCCATCGCCGGTGGCGAGCCGCTGATGCACCCGCAGATCGACGAGATCGTGCGTCAGCTGGTGGCCAAGCGGAAGTACGTTTTCCTGTGCACCAACGCCCTGCTCCTGCGTAAGAAGATGGACAAGTTCAAGCCCTCCCCGTACTTCGCCTTCGCGGTGCACATCGACGGGCTGCGCGAGCGGCACGACGAGTCGGTGGCGAAGGAGGGCGTGTTCGACGAGGCCGTGGAGGCGATCAAGGAGGCCAAGCGGCGCGGCTTCCGGGTGACCACCAACTCGACCTTCTTCAACACCGACACCCCGCAGACCATCATCGAGGTGCTGAACTTCCTCAACGACGACCTCAAGGTCGACGAGATGATGATCTCGCCCGCCTACGCCTACGAGAAGGCTCCCGACCAGGAGCACTTCCTCGGCGTGGAGCAGACCCGCGAGCTGTTCAAGAAGGCCTTCGCGGGCGGCAACCGGCGCCGCTGGCGGCTCAACCACTCCCCGCTCTTCCTGGACTTCCTGGAGGGCAAGGTCGACTTCCCGTGCACCGCCTGGGCGATCCCGAACTACTCGCTGTTCGGCTGGCAGCGCCCCTGCTACCTGATGAGCGACGGCTATGTGCCGACGTACCGGGAACTGGTCGAGGACACCGACTGGGACAAGTACGGCCGCGGCAAGGACCCGCGCTGCGCCAACTGCATGGCGCACTGCGGCTACGAGCCCACCGCCGTCCTCGCCACCATGGGATCGCTGAAGGAGTCCCTGCGCGCCATGCGCGAGACGGTCTCCGGAAACCGGGAGTGA
- the ispG gene encoding flavodoxin-dependent (E)-4-hydroxy-3-methylbut-2-enyl-diphosphate synthase, whose protein sequence is MTAIPLGVPEVPVRPIAQRRASRRIQVGPVAVGGGAPVSVQSMTTTRTSDIGATLQQIAELTASGCQIVRVACPTQDDADALATIARKSQIPVIADIHFQPKYVFAAIEAGCAAVRVNPGNIKQFDDRVKEIAQAADGHGTPIRIGVNAGSLDRRLLQKYGKATPEALVESALWEASLFEEHDFRDIKISVKHNDPVVMIEAYRQLAEQCDYPLHLGVTEAGPAFQGTIKSAVAFGALLSQGIGDTIRVSLSAPPAEEVKVGIQILQSLGLRQRQLEIVSCPSCGRAQVDVYKLADEVTAGLEGMEVPLRVAVMGCVVNGPGEAREADLGVASGNGKGQIFVKGEVIKTVPESKIVETLIEEAMKLAEQMEQDGVGSGEPAVTVS, encoded by the coding sequence ATGACCGCCATCCCGCTGGGCGTTCCCGAGGTACCGGTCCGGCCGATCGCGCAGCGGCGCGCCTCGCGCCGGATCCAGGTCGGTCCGGTGGCGGTCGGGGGCGGGGCCCCGGTGTCGGTGCAGTCGATGACGACGACGCGTACGTCGGACATCGGCGCCACCTTGCAGCAGATCGCCGAACTCACCGCGTCCGGCTGCCAGATCGTCCGGGTCGCCTGCCCCACGCAGGACGACGCGGACGCGCTCGCGACCATCGCGCGCAAGTCGCAGATCCCGGTGATCGCGGACATCCACTTCCAGCCGAAGTACGTGTTCGCGGCCATCGAGGCGGGCTGTGCCGCCGTACGCGTCAACCCCGGCAACATCAAGCAGTTCGACGACCGGGTCAAGGAGATCGCGCAGGCCGCCGATGGCCACGGCACCCCGATCCGGATCGGGGTCAACGCCGGGTCGCTGGACCGGCGGCTGCTGCAGAAGTACGGCAAGGCGACCCCCGAGGCGCTCGTGGAGAGCGCGCTGTGGGAGGCGTCCCTGTTCGAGGAGCACGACTTCCGGGACATCAAGATCTCCGTCAAGCACAACGACCCGGTCGTGATGATCGAGGCGTACCGGCAGCTCGCCGAGCAGTGCGACTACCCGCTGCACCTGGGGGTGACGGAGGCGGGTCCGGCGTTCCAGGGCACGATCAAGTCGGCGGTGGCCTTCGGCGCGCTGCTCTCGCAGGGCATCGGCGACACCATCCGGGTGTCGCTGAGCGCGCCCCCGGCCGAGGAGGTCAAGGTCGGCATCCAGATCCTTCAGTCGCTGGGGCTGCGGCAGCGCCAGCTGGAGATCGTCTCCTGCCCCTCCTGCGGCCGAGCCCAGGTCGATGTCTACAAGCTCGCCGACGAAGTCACTGCCGGCCTCGAGGGCATGGAAGTGCCGTTGCGGGTCGCCGTCATGGGATGTGTGGTCAACGGACCCGGCGAGGCAAGGGAGGCCGATCTGGGGGTGGCCTCCGGCAACGGCAAGGGGCAGATCTTCGTCAAGGGCGAGGTCATCAAGACCGTCCCCGAGTCGAAGATCGTCGAGACGCTGATCGAAGAGGCGATGAAGCTCGCCGAGCAGATGGAGCAGGACGGCGTGGGGTCGGGGGAGCCGGCCGTCACCGTGAGCTGA
- the dxs gene encoding 1-deoxy-D-xylulose-5-phosphate synthase, translating to MTILETIRGPRDLKALSEAELGELSDEIREFLVHAVARTGGHLGPNLGVVELTVALHRVFESPVDRILWDTGHQSYVHKLLTGRQDFSKLRGKGGLSGYPSREESEHDVIENSHASTALGWADGLAKARQVQGEKGHVVAVIGDGALTGGMAWEALNNIAAAKNRPLIIVVNDNERSYAPTIGGLAGHLATLRTTDGYERVLAWGKDVLQATPLVGNTLYEALHGAKKGFKDAFAPQGLFEDLGLKYVGPIDGHDIGAVDSALRRAKRFHGPVLVHCLTEKGRGYEPALAHEEDHFHTVGVMDPLTCAPLSPAGGPSWTSVFGDEIVRIGEEREDVVAITAAMLHPVGLGRFAERFPDRVWDVGIAEQHAAVSAAGLATGGLHPVVAVYATFLNRAFDQLLMDVALHRCGVTFVLDRAGVTGVDGPSHNGMWDMSVLQVVPGLRIAAPRDADQLRAQLREAVAVDDAPTLLRFPKESVGPSIPAVDRVGGLDVLHRADRAEVLLVAVGVMAPVCLQAAELLEARGIGCTVVDPRWVKPVDPALPGLACEHRLVAVVEDNSRAAGVGSAVALALGDAEVDVPVRRFGIPEQFLAHAKRGEVLADIGLTPVEVAGRISASLTVKEELSKEPQE from the coding sequence GTGACGATTCTGGAGACCATCCGGGGACCACGTGACCTGAAGGCGCTGTCCGAGGCGGAACTCGGCGAACTGTCCGACGAGATCAGGGAGTTCCTGGTGCACGCGGTCGCCAGGACCGGAGGTCATCTGGGGCCCAACCTGGGGGTGGTGGAGCTCACCGTCGCCCTGCACCGGGTCTTCGAGTCGCCGGTCGACCGCATCCTGTGGGACACCGGCCACCAGAGCTACGTCCACAAACTGCTGACCGGGCGCCAGGACTTCTCCAAGCTGCGCGGCAAGGGCGGCCTGTCCGGCTACCCCTCGCGCGAGGAGTCCGAGCACGACGTCATCGAGAACAGCCACGCCTCCACGGCGCTCGGCTGGGCCGACGGGCTGGCCAAAGCCCGCCAGGTGCAGGGGGAGAAGGGCCATGTCGTCGCGGTGATCGGCGACGGCGCCCTGACCGGCGGCATGGCCTGGGAGGCGCTGAACAACATCGCGGCCGCCAAGAACCGGCCGCTGATCATCGTCGTCAACGACAACGAACGCTCCTACGCCCCGACCATCGGCGGCCTCGCGGGCCACCTCGCGACCCTGCGCACGACCGACGGCTACGAGCGGGTCCTGGCCTGGGGCAAGGACGTGCTCCAGGCCACGCCCCTGGTCGGCAACACCCTCTACGAGGCCCTGCACGGCGCGAAGAAGGGTTTCAAGGACGCGTTCGCCCCGCAGGGCCTGTTCGAGGACCTGGGCCTGAAGTACGTGGGCCCGATCGACGGGCATGACATCGGGGCCGTGGATTCCGCGCTGCGGCGCGCGAAACGCTTCCACGGTCCGGTCCTCGTCCACTGCCTCACGGAGAAGGGCCGCGGCTACGAACCCGCCCTCGCCCACGAGGAGGACCACTTCCACACCGTCGGCGTCATGGACCCGCTGACCTGCGCGCCGCTCTCGCCGGCGGGGGGCCCGTCCTGGACCTCCGTGTTCGGCGACGAGATCGTACGGATCGGGGAGGAGCGGGAGGACGTGGTCGCGATAACCGCGGCCATGCTCCATCCGGTCGGCCTGGGCAGGTTCGCCGAACGCTTCCCGGACCGGGTGTGGGACGTCGGCATCGCCGAGCAGCACGCGGCCGTGTCCGCGGCGGGCCTGGCGACGGGTGGCCTGCACCCGGTCGTCGCCGTTTACGCCACCTTCCTCAACCGTGCCTTCGACCAGCTTCTGATGGACGTGGCCCTGCACCGCTGCGGGGTGACCTTCGTGCTGGACCGGGCCGGTGTCACCGGCGTCGACGGGCCCTCCCACAACGGCATGTGGGACATGTCCGTCCTCCAAGTCGTCCCCGGCCTCAGGATCGCGGCGCCGCGCGACGCCGACCAGTTGCGCGCCCAGTTGCGGGAGGCGGTCGCCGTCGACGACGCGCCGACGCTGCTGCGTTTCCCGAAGGAGTCCGTCGGCCCGTCGATCCCGGCGGTGGACCGGGTGGGCGGACTGGACGTGTTGCACCGCGCCGACCGAGCGGAGGTGCTTCTGGTCGCCGTCGGCGTCATGGCGCCGGTGTGCCTCCAGGCCGCCGAGCTGCTCGAAGCCCGAGGCATCGGATGCACCGTCGTCGACCCCCGCTGGGTCAAACCGGTCGACCCGGCGCTCCCGGGCCTCGCCTGCGAACACCGCCTGGTCGCCGTCGTCGAGGACAACAGCCGGGCGGCCGGGGTCGGCTCGGCCGTGGCGCTGGCCCTGGGCGACGCCGAAGTCGACGTCCCGGTACGGCGCTTCGGGATCCCGGAGCAGTTCCTCGCGCACGCCAAGCGCGGCGAGGTGCTCGCCGACATCGGCCTGACACCCGTCGAGGTCGCCGGACGGATCAGCGCGAGCCTGACCGTGAAGGAAGAGCTGTCCAAGGAGCCACAGGAATGA
- a CDS encoding aspartate aminotransferase family protein — protein sequence MTTAESASESSQAGAFDLGALLAERGAERYELHTRYLNHQLPRMLHTIGFDKVYERAEGAYFYDADGNDYLDMLAGFGVMGLGRHHPVVRKALHDVLDAGLADLTRFDCQPLPGLLAEKLLAHSPHLDRVFFGNSGTEAVEGALKFARFVTGRPRILYCAHAFHGLTTGALSVNGESGFRDGFAPLLPDTAVPLGDLDALERELRKGDVAALIVEPIQGKGVLEAPPGYLRAAQELLRGHKALLIADEVQTGLGRTGDFYGYQHEDGVEPDLVCVAKALSGGYVPVGATLGKDWIFKKVYSSMDRVLVHSASFGSNAQAMAAGLAVLSVMENEQIIAGVRATGERLRSRLAALTDKYEMLADVRGRGLMIGIEFGRPKSLKLRSRWAMLQAARKGLFAQMVVVPLLQKHRILTQVSGDHMEVIKLIPPLIIGEREVDRFVDAFAAVMDDAHDGGLVWDFGKTLVKQAVANR from the coding sequence ATGACAACCGCCGAGTCCGCGTCGGAGTCGTCGCAGGCCGGGGCGTTCGACCTCGGCGCGCTGCTGGCCGAACGCGGAGCCGAGCGCTACGAGCTGCACACCCGGTACCTCAACCACCAGCTCCCGCGCATGCTGCACACCATCGGCTTCGACAAGGTCTACGAGCGCGCCGAGGGCGCCTACTTCTACGACGCGGACGGCAACGACTACCTGGACATGCTCGCCGGGTTCGGGGTGATGGGGCTCGGCCGCCACCACCCCGTGGTGCGCAAGGCGCTGCACGACGTCCTGGACGCCGGCCTCGCCGACCTCACGCGCTTCGACTGCCAGCCGCTCCCGGGCCTGCTTGCGGAGAAGCTGCTCGCGCACAGCCCGCACCTGGACCGGGTGTTCTTCGGCAACAGCGGCACGGAAGCCGTCGAGGGCGCGCTGAAGTTCGCCCGGTTCGTCACCGGCAGGCCCAGGATCCTGTACTGCGCGCATGCCTTCCACGGCCTGACCACCGGCGCCCTCTCGGTGAACGGCGAGTCCGGTTTCCGCGACGGCTTCGCCCCGCTGCTGCCCGACACGGCCGTACCGCTCGGCGACCTCGACGCGCTGGAAAGGGAGTTGAGGAAGGGCGACGTCGCCGCCCTGATCGTCGAGCCGATCCAGGGCAAGGGCGTGCTGGAGGCCCCGCCCGGCTATCTGCGGGCCGCCCAGGAACTGCTGCGCGGGCACAAGGCGCTGCTCATCGCCGACGAGGTGCAGACGGGCCTCGGCCGCACCGGCGACTTCTACGGCTACCAGCACGAGGACGGCGTGGAGCCCGACCTGGTGTGCGTGGCCAAGGCGCTCTCCGGTGGCTATGTGCCGGTGGGTGCCACGCTCGGCAAGGACTGGATCTTCAAGAAGGTCTACTCGTCGATGGACCGGGTGCTGGTCCACTCGGCGAGCTTCGGGTCCAACGCGCAGGCCATGGCGGCGGGCCTGGCGGTGCTGTCGGTGATGGAGAACGAGCAGATCATCGCCGGCGTCCGCGCCACCGGGGAACGGCTCAGATCCCGGCTCGCGGCGCTGACGGACAAGTACGAGATGCTCGCCGACGTCCGCGGCCGGGGCCTGATGATCGGCATCGAGTTCGGCCGGCCGAAGTCGCTGAAGCTGCGCAGCCGCTGGGCCATGCTCCAGGCAGCGCGCAAGGGACTGTTCGCGCAGATGGTCGTCGTACCGCTGCTCCAGAAGCACCGGATCCTCACCCAGGTCTCCGGCGACCACATGGAGGTGATCAAGCTGATCCCGCCGCTGATCATCGGCGAGCGGGAGGTGGACCGGTTCGTCGACGCCTTCGCGGCCGTGATGGACGACGCGCACGACGGCGGGCTGGTCTGGGACTTCGGGAAGACGCTGGTCAAGCAGGCGGTGGCCAACCGGTAG
- a CDS encoding helix-turn-helix domain-containing protein gives MSSSETERSSGAAPSADQAAAALPAVAPQLRALRRRTSLTLEAAARAAGLSPAHLSRLETGQRQPSLPMLLALARIYGTTVSELLGETVAGRDAVVRAADMEPTAAGGWTYWQAGAPGRGMQALRVHVPYGSQGDIVRVHPGEEWLHVLRGRLRLSLGDTTHQLAPGDSAHFDSLTPHRIAAQDPDGVELLFVHTLLQSPTAALCLGPTPGDVS, from the coding sequence ATGAGCTCCTCCGAGACCGAGCGGTCCTCCGGGGCCGCCCCGTCGGCTGACCAGGCGGCCGCTGCGCTGCCCGCCGTCGCGCCGCAGCTGCGTGCACTGCGGCGCCGGACCTCCCTGACCCTGGAGGCCGCGGCCCGTGCCGCCGGGCTGTCGCCCGCCCACCTCTCCCGCCTGGAGACCGGGCAGCGCCAGCCCTCCCTGCCGATGCTCCTCGCGCTGGCCCGCATCTACGGTACGACGGTCTCCGAGCTGCTCGGCGAGACGGTCGCCGGCCGGGACGCCGTCGTCCGCGCCGCCGACATGGAACCGACCGCCGCGGGCGGCTGGACGTACTGGCAGGCCGGCGCTCCCGGGCGCGGGATGCAAGCCCTGCGGGTCCATGTGCCGTACGGATCCCAGGGCGACATCGTGCGCGTCCACCCCGGCGAGGAGTGGCTCCACGTGCTCCGGGGGCGGCTGCGGCTGAGCCTCGGCGACACCACGCACCAGCTCGCGCCCGGCGACAGCGCCCACTTCGACTCGCTCACCCCGCACCGCATCGCCGCCCAGGACCCGGACGGCGTCGAACTGCTCTTCGTGCACACCCTCTTGCAGAGTCCCACGGCCGCCCTGTGCCTGGGCCCCACCCCTGGAGACGTGTCATGA
- a CDS encoding DUF6126 family protein has protein sequence MKDMEEKFPRALWVRLFIYLVVGHIFAAFVYFLFEAGAR, from the coding sequence ATGAAGGACATGGAGGAGAAGTTCCCCCGAGCCCTGTGGGTGCGGCTGTTCATCTACCTCGTGGTGGGGCACATCTTCGCGGCTTTCGTGTACTTCCTGTTCGAGGCAGGGGCTCGCTAG
- a CDS encoding tyrosine-protein phosphatase, protein MTQQVPSTEPELAGVRNFRDVGGLPTVDGRRVRQGVLFRSGHLAHATGEDAAFLATLGLHTIFDFRNAADQKLEGPDVELPGVRNVNLPLSDPADGAEFWRMVRDGDLDQLRAILSDGKGADRMIASYRTIIRSRTAEHSRVLHALAEDSVPALMHCAAGKDRAGLSIAVTLLALGVEREAIVDDYLKSNAKHRRYKVHRSSSAASAYSPEVMELLSPLFDARAEYLAAAFDTIEETWGGVDAYLEKGIGLTPEIRERLRERLLD, encoded by the coding sequence GTGACGCAGCAGGTCCCGTCGACCGAACCGGAGCTGGCCGGAGTGCGCAACTTCCGTGATGTGGGCGGACTGCCGACCGTGGACGGACGGCGGGTGCGGCAGGGAGTGCTGTTCCGCAGCGGCCACCTCGCGCATGCGACCGGGGAGGACGCCGCCTTCCTGGCCACCCTGGGCCTGCACACGATCTTCGACTTCCGCAACGCGGCGGACCAGAAGCTCGAAGGGCCGGACGTCGAGCTGCCGGGCGTGCGCAATGTGAACCTGCCGCTGAGCGACCCGGCCGACGGCGCCGAGTTCTGGCGGATGGTCCGCGACGGCGACCTGGACCAGCTGCGCGCGATCCTCTCGGACGGCAAGGGCGCGGACCGGATGATCGCCTCGTACCGCACGATCATCCGGAGCCGCACGGCCGAGCACTCCCGGGTACTGCACGCACTCGCCGAGGACAGCGTCCCCGCCCTGATGCACTGCGCGGCGGGCAAGGACCGCGCGGGTCTGTCCATCGCGGTGACGCTGCTCGCCCTGGGCGTCGAGCGCGAGGCGATCGTCGACGACTACCTGAAGTCCAACGCCAAGCACCGCCGCTACAAGGTGCACCGCAGCAGCTCCGCCGCCTCGGCCTACTCCCCCGAGGTCATGGAGCTGCTCAGCCCCCTGTTCGACGCGCGCGCCGAGTACCTGGCGGCGGCCTTCGACACCATCGAGGAGACCTGGGGCGGCGTCGACGCCTATCTGGAGAAGGGCATCGGGCTCACTCCGGAGATCCGGGAGCGGCTGCGCGAGCGACTGCTCGACTGA
- a CDS encoding alpha-galactosidase, producing MLEISEDGRTWVLSGPASSYAVHVTDRDELLHLHWGPRIGVADAEALAVRPLPDYWPFESPLDGREEYPVEGGPRFVRPALSVRTPQRRGTEWAYEGHDAEDGELRLRFCDGDLTITLHYRMRSSTDVVERWVTLDNHGPAVEVLRADSATWTLPDRDTWRLSQLHGRWGAESRLERSVLTHGEKVIGSRRGHTGHQHLPWVALDTDATEERGEVYGCALGWSGSWRIAVAQLPDARVQITGGAGYDESGLLMLGTGESYITPVFAGLWSDGGFGGASRAWHAYQRAYVIPDAGRDRPVLFNSWEATEFDISEEQQRALAERAAAMGVELFVVDDGWFGARTSDRAGLGDWTPNPDRFPGGLKPLAEHVHGLGMQFGIWVEPEMVNPDSDLYRAHPDWVQYQPERKRTEFRNQLVLNLAREDVQEYLWQQLDGLLSSAPIDYVKWDFNRCFTDAGWPDDPYPQRLWVDHVHALYALLDRLRAAHPQVAFESCSGGGGRIDLGVLGRTDQVWTSDNTDPLDRLAIQHGFSQIHPARVMAAWVTDSPNAMLNQRASSLRFRFVSAMAGVLGVGGDLTKWTEEELAEARDWVGLYKEIRPVVQRGDLYRLRPPEGGPSAVQYVLGDETVVLAWLQAQRYGEPVPALRLRGLDPAESYECLETGEVHRGAVLLHHGLRVGLRGDLDATVVRLKRK from the coding sequence ATGCTGGAGATCTCCGAAGACGGTCGTACGTGGGTGCTGTCGGGACCGGCCAGCAGCTACGCCGTCCATGTCACCGACCGGGACGAGCTGCTGCACCTGCACTGGGGTCCCCGGATCGGCGTCGCCGACGCCGAGGCCCTCGCCGTCCGGCCGCTGCCGGACTACTGGCCCTTCGAGTCCCCGCTCGACGGGCGCGAGGAGTATCCGGTCGAGGGCGGCCCTCGTTTCGTCCGGCCCGCCCTGTCCGTGCGCACGCCGCAGCGGCGCGGCACCGAGTGGGCCTACGAGGGGCATGACGCCGAGGACGGCGAGCTGCGGCTGCGCTTTTGCGACGGTGACCTGACCATCACGCTGCACTACCGGATGCGCTCCTCGACGGACGTCGTCGAGCGCTGGGTGACCCTCGACAACCACGGACCCGCCGTCGAGGTGCTGCGCGCCGACTCCGCCACCTGGACCCTGCCCGACCGCGACACCTGGCGGCTGTCCCAGCTGCACGGCCGCTGGGGCGCCGAGTCCCGGCTGGAGCGCTCCGTCCTCACCCACGGCGAGAAGGTCATCGGCAGCCGTCGTGGCCACACCGGTCACCAGCACCTGCCGTGGGTCGCGCTCGACACCGACGCGACCGAGGAGCGCGGCGAGGTCTACGGATGCGCCCTGGGCTGGTCCGGCTCCTGGCGGATCGCCGTGGCCCAACTCCCGGACGCGCGCGTGCAGATCACCGGCGGGGCCGGGTACGACGAATCGGGGCTGCTGATGCTGGGCACGGGGGAGTCGTACATCACCCCCGTCTTCGCCGGGCTCTGGAGCGACGGCGGCTTCGGCGGGGCGAGCCGCGCCTGGCACGCCTACCAGCGGGCGTACGTGATCCCGGACGCTGGCCGGGACCGGCCGGTGCTGTTCAACTCCTGGGAGGCCACCGAGTTCGACATCTCCGAGGAGCAGCAGCGGGCGCTCGCCGAGCGGGCCGCCGCCATGGGGGTCGAGCTGTTCGTGGTCGACGACGGCTGGTTCGGGGCGCGTACGAGTGACCGGGCCGGGCTCGGCGACTGGACTCCCAACCCGGACCGTTTCCCGGGCGGCCTGAAGCCGCTCGCCGAGCACGTGCACGGCCTCGGTATGCAGTTCGGGATCTGGGTCGAGCCGGAGATGGTGAACCCGGACAGCGACCTGTACCGCGCGCACCCGGACTGGGTGCAGTACCAACCGGAACGAAAGCGGACGGAGTTCCGCAATCAGCTCGTACTGAACCTCGCCCGCGAGGACGTCCAGGAGTACCTCTGGCAGCAGCTCGACGGACTCCTCTCCAGCGCCCCGATCGACTACGTCAAGTGGGACTTCAACCGCTGCTTCACCGACGCCGGCTGGCCGGACGACCCCTACCCGCAGCGACTGTGGGTCGACCACGTCCATGCCCTGTACGCCCTGCTGGACCGGCTGCGGGCCGCCCATCCCCAGGTGGCCTTCGAGTCCTGCTCGGGCGGCGGCGGCCGGATCGACCTCGGCGTGCTCGGCCGCACGGACCAGGTGTGGACCTCGGACAACACCGACCCGCTCGACCGGCTCGCCATCCAGCACGGCTTCAGCCAGATCCATCCGGCCCGGGTCATGGCCGCCTGGGTCACCGACAGCCCGAACGCCATGCTCAACCAGCGGGCCAGTTCCCTGCGGTTCCGGTTCGTCAGCGCCATGGCCGGTGTGCTCGGGGTCGGCGGCGACCTCACCAAGTGGACGGAGGAGGAGCTCGCCGAGGCGCGGGACTGGGTGGGGCTCTACAAGGAGATCCGGCCCGTGGTGCAGCGCGGCGACCTCTACCGGCTGCGCCCGCCGGAGGGCGGCCCGAGCGCCGTGCAGTACGTCCTCGGCGACGAGACCGTCGTCCTCGCCTGGCTCCAGGCGCAGCGTTACGGCGAGCCCGTTCCGGCGCTCCGGCTGCGGGGTCTCGACCCCGCAGAATCGTACGAATGCCTCGAAACGGGCGAAGTTCACCGGGGTGCCGTGCTGCTCCATCACGGGCTGCGGGTCGGTCTGCGCGGGGACCTGGACGCCACCGTCGTCCGGCTTAAGCGTAAGTAG